From Verrucomicrobiota bacterium JB022, one genomic window encodes:
- a CDS encoding efflux RND transporter periplasmic adaptor subunit, with translation MKINRLFVIGGAAALLALGLLLGRALAPDAGHSHAPAGHSEDAAGAKIWTCSMHPQIRQPEPGDCPICGMDLIPLVEDSEHEAGPRAMQMSESALGLAEVQTQPVERRFPTAKVRLVGTLEYDETQVRSLTARFPARIERLYVNYTGVEVAKGEHLAEVYSPELLTAQRELLTASRVDPQGPLARASREKLRLWDLLPEQIDAILADGEASDHIELRAPISGVVGSRNVNEGSYVQTGQSLFTIVDLGHLWLQLNAYESDLPALRYGQEVQFTVQAYPGETFTGTISFIEPVLDRKTRTVPVRVNVPNEDGRLKPGMFARGVVEARLAADGRAFSPDLAGKWISPMHPEIVKDGPGQCDICGMDLVPAESLGFVDTGDREAPLVVPSSAVLQTGTRAVVYVRLPDTERPTFEGREIVLGPKAGNDFIVNEGLQEGDQVVTQGAFKIDSALQIQAKPSMMNPKGDAPAPGHNHGQAAQPTRPHTHDAAGLSLDAASAQQLLPGYLKLQQALANDDLKAAQASLRSLMQVTGHTGAPADLVHAMLGAESLDALRKPHFDTLSAALITALQAQPEAAGETLYVMHCPMVYGDHGADWLQASDQLRNPYFGAMMLKCGEVKAKIE, from the coding sequence GTGAAAATTAACCGTTTGTTTGTCATCGGCGGTGCAGCTGCACTGCTGGCTTTAGGGCTGCTGCTCGGGCGCGCACTCGCGCCGGATGCCGGCCATTCCCATGCCCCTGCCGGCCACTCGGAAGACGCTGCCGGAGCGAAGATCTGGACGTGCTCGATGCACCCGCAAATTCGCCAACCGGAGCCCGGCGACTGCCCGATTTGTGGCATGGACTTGATCCCCTTGGTCGAAGACTCGGAGCATGAAGCTGGCCCGCGAGCCATGCAGATGAGCGAGAGCGCGTTGGGCCTGGCCGAAGTGCAGACCCAGCCCGTCGAGCGCCGTTTCCCTACCGCGAAGGTCCGCCTGGTCGGCACGCTTGAATACGACGAAACGCAAGTCCGCTCGCTGACCGCACGTTTCCCGGCCCGCATCGAACGGCTTTACGTGAATTATACCGGCGTAGAGGTGGCCAAAGGCGAGCACTTGGCCGAAGTCTATAGCCCGGAATTGCTCACAGCCCAACGCGAGCTTTTGACTGCATCGCGGGTCGATCCGCAAGGTCCACTGGCTCGGGCCTCGCGGGAGAAGCTGCGCCTCTGGGACCTGCTGCCGGAGCAGATCGACGCCATCCTGGCCGACGGCGAGGCCTCGGACCATATAGAGCTGCGCGCGCCGATTTCCGGTGTCGTCGGCTCCCGCAACGTCAACGAGGGGAGCTACGTGCAGACGGGGCAGTCGCTTTTCACCATCGTAGACCTGGGGCACTTGTGGCTTCAGTTGAACGCCTACGAATCGGATCTGCCCGCCTTGCGCTATGGCCAGGAGGTCCAATTCACCGTGCAGGCCTACCCGGGTGAGACTTTTACGGGCACGATTTCCTTCATCGAGCCGGTGCTGGATCGCAAGACCCGAACCGTCCCGGTGCGCGTGAACGTGCCGAACGAGGATGGTCGCCTGAAGCCGGGCATGTTTGCCCGTGGCGTGGTGGAGGCCAGACTGGCGGCGGATGGGCGTGCCTTTTCGCCTGATCTGGCGGGCAAATGGATCAGCCCCATGCACCCCGAGATCGTCAAGGATGGCCCCGGCCAGTGCGACATTTGCGGGATGGACCTCGTGCCAGCGGAGTCTTTGGGCTTTGTCGATACGGGCGACCGCGAGGCGCCGCTGGTGGTGCCGAGCTCAGCCGTACTGCAGACGGGCACCCGAGCCGTCGTTTACGTGCGCCTGCCGGATACGGAGCGTCCCACGTTTGAGGGTCGCGAGATCGTCCTGGGGCCCAAGGCTGGCAACGACTTCATTGTGAACGAGGGCCTTCAGGAAGGCGACCAGGTGGTCACGCAAGGCGCGTTCAAGATCGACAGTGCCCTGCAGATTCAGGCCAAGCCGAGCATGATGAATCCCAAGGGCGATGCGCCTGCTCCGGGGCATAATCACGGGCAAGCTGCTCAGCCCACCCGCCCCCACACCCATGATGCGGCAGGGCTGAGCCTCGATGCCGCCTCCGCCCAGCAGCTCCTGCCGGGTTACCTGAAGCTGCAACAGGCATTGGCCAACGACGACCTCAAGGCTGCACAGGCGTCTTTACGCTCTCTGATGCAAGTAACCGGGCATACGGGCGCCCCAGCGGATCTCGTGCATGCGATGCTGGGCGCAGAATCGCTCGATGCGCTGCGCAAGCCGCATTTCGATACGCTCTCTGCCGCGCTCATTACGGCGTTGCAGGCACAGCCCGAGGCCGCTGGGGAGACGCTTTACGTGATGCATTGCCCGATGGTGTATGGCGATCATGGGGCAGACTGGCTGCAAGCCAGCGACCAATTGCGCAATCCTTACTTCGGGGCGATGATGCTCAAATGCGGCGAAGTGAAAGCGAAGATCGAGTAG
- a CDS encoding efflux RND transporter permease subunit — protein MTSRLIRFCLENKLVVVLLTGAMVLAGIIVAPFDWDIDGLPRDPVPVDAIPDLGENQQIVFTEWMGRSPQDIEDQVTYPLTTALLGLPEVKTIRSYSMFGFSTIYVIFKEEVEFYWSRSRILEKLNSLPTGTLPPAVTPQLGPDATALGQVFWYTLEGRDREGKPTGGWDLDELRSTQDWYVRYALQGVDGVAEVASIGGFVREYQIDVDPDALRIYDLTLQQVFDAVRGSNLDVGARTIEINRVEYVIRGVGFLKSLDDLRQTVVASRDRVPVTLEQIASVEYGPALRRGALDKAGAEAVGGVVVTRFGENPLATIERVKAKIAEISPGLPQKTLADGTESQVQIVPFYDRTGLIKETLGTLEEAVSLEILVTIIVVVLMVLHLRSALMISALLPLAVLFAFLGMKAFGIDANIVALSGIAIAIGTIVDMGIVLTENILKHLKQADPSENRLEVVHRASAEVGSAVLTAVLTTVISFLPVFFMQEAEGKLFRPLAFTKTFALIGSIVVALTIIPPLAHAVLGWRLPKRFSRPALAKGSSRYRKFVHPLLLVAVVVWVAVILAGEWRPLGAEYTFRNIVFVLIAVGGLLLPMLGFVWLYPRLLPHVLRAKLPFLFASALVVLFGFTAWVGWPQVFGWLPQPIKSSQPYVTMAHAVPGFGEEFMPPLDEGSFLFMPTTMPHASIGEVMDVLSKQDMAINAIPEVESVVGKLGRADSPLDPAPVSMIETIIAYKSEYKTDDDGRILNFAYDQKAEEFRRDAAGELIPDSRGRPFRQWRDEIRSPDDIWDEIARAASIPGTTSAPKLQPIAARLVMLQSGMRAPMGLKVKGPDLESIERAALQIEEALQQVPSIRSETVLADRIVGKPYLEIEIDREAIARYGLRIQAVQDVIEVAVGGRPITTTVEGRERYPVRVRYPRELRDSPETIENVLVAAPDGTQIPLKELARIEYRRGPQMIKSEDTALVGYVIFDKQPGRAEVEVVEQADEMLTQMRASGELQLPTGVTYAFTGSYENQLRAEARLRILLPLSLLAIFLILYFQFKKVLVTLLVFSGVAFAWAGGFILLWLYGQDWFLHFSLFGHDLRELFQINTINLSVAVWVGFLALFGIATDDGVLMATYLEQRFKEAPPTNRAEIRERVLEAASRRVRPAMMTTATTVLALLPVLTSTGRGSDVMVPMAIPTFGGMCLAIITIFIVPVLYCLLAEIGLKLRGVK, from the coding sequence ATGACTTCCCGACTCATCCGTTTTTGCCTGGAAAACAAGCTGGTCGTCGTCCTCCTGACGGGGGCGATGGTGCTGGCGGGCATTATCGTCGCGCCCTTCGATTGGGACATCGACGGACTGCCGCGCGATCCGGTGCCGGTGGATGCGATCCCTGACCTCGGTGAAAACCAGCAGATCGTGTTTACGGAGTGGATGGGCCGCTCGCCCCAAGACATCGAAGACCAGGTGACGTATCCATTGACGACGGCCCTGCTGGGCTTGCCGGAGGTGAAGACGATCCGCAGCTACTCGATGTTCGGCTTTTCGACGATCTACGTGATCTTCAAGGAAGAGGTGGAGTTTTACTGGTCCCGCAGCCGCATTCTGGAGAAGCTCAACAGCTTGCCCACCGGCACGCTGCCTCCAGCCGTGACGCCACAATTGGGGCCGGATGCGACTGCGTTAGGTCAGGTTTTCTGGTACACACTCGAAGGCCGCGATCGCGAAGGCAAGCCGACCGGGGGCTGGGACCTCGATGAGCTGCGCTCCACGCAGGACTGGTATGTGCGCTATGCCCTGCAAGGGGTGGATGGCGTGGCGGAGGTGGCTTCCATCGGCGGCTTTGTGCGCGAATACCAGATCGACGTAGATCCCGATGCGCTGCGGATCTACGACCTTACCTTGCAGCAGGTTTTCGATGCCGTGCGGGGTAGCAACCTCGACGTTGGCGCACGCACCATCGAGATCAACCGCGTGGAATACGTGATCCGAGGTGTGGGCTTTCTCAAGAGCCTCGACGATCTGCGCCAGACCGTGGTGGCTTCGCGCGATCGTGTGCCGGTGACGTTGGAGCAGATCGCTTCCGTCGAATACGGTCCGGCTTTGCGCCGTGGTGCGCTGGATAAGGCGGGCGCGGAAGCGGTGGGTGGTGTCGTGGTGACGCGTTTTGGCGAGAACCCGCTGGCCACCATCGAGCGCGTAAAGGCCAAGATTGCGGAGATTTCGCCCGGCCTGCCGCAGAAAACCTTGGCCGATGGCACCGAAAGCCAGGTCCAGATCGTGCCGTTTTACGACCGTACGGGCTTGATCAAGGAGACGCTCGGCACGCTGGAGGAAGCGGTGTCACTGGAGATCTTGGTGACGATCATCGTCGTCGTCCTCATGGTGCTGCACCTGCGCAGCGCGCTGATGATCTCGGCCCTGTTGCCGCTTGCGGTGCTCTTTGCCTTCCTCGGGATGAAAGCGTTTGGCATCGACGCCAACATCGTAGCTCTATCCGGCATTGCCATCGCCATCGGGACGATCGTCGATATGGGCATCGTCCTGACCGAGAACATCCTCAAGCACCTCAAGCAGGCAGACCCCAGCGAAAACCGTCTGGAGGTGGTGCATCGGGCAAGTGCGGAGGTGGGTAGCGCGGTTTTGACGGCCGTCCTTACGACCGTGATCAGCTTCCTGCCAGTGTTCTTCATGCAGGAGGCCGAGGGTAAGCTCTTTCGTCCGCTGGCCTTCACCAAAACTTTTGCCCTGATTGGCTCGATTGTGGTCGCGCTCACAATCATTCCACCGCTTGCGCATGCGGTCTTGGGCTGGCGTTTGCCGAAGCGCTTCAGCCGCCCTGCCCTCGCCAAGGGCTCATCCCGTTACCGCAAGTTCGTGCACCCGCTGTTGCTCGTGGCGGTGGTCGTGTGGGTGGCCGTTATCCTGGCGGGTGAGTGGCGTCCTTTGGGGGCCGAATACACGTTCCGCAACATCGTCTTTGTGCTGATCGCAGTGGGTGGGCTTTTGCTGCCGATGCTGGGCTTTGTCTGGCTCTACCCCCGGCTGCTGCCCCATGTCTTGCGGGCCAAGCTGCCCTTCCTCTTCGCCAGCGCGCTTGTGGTGCTGTTCGGGTTCACGGCGTGGGTCGGCTGGCCGCAGGTCTTTGGGTGGCTGCCCCAGCCTATCAAGTCTAGCCAGCCCTACGTGACGATGGCGCACGCGGTGCCCGGCTTTGGCGAAGAGTTCATGCCGCCGCTCGACGAAGGTTCATTCCTCTTCATGCCTACGACCATGCCGCATGCCTCCATCGGCGAGGTGATGGACGTGCTCAGCAAGCAGGACATGGCCATCAACGCAATCCCGGAGGTCGAAAGCGTGGTCGGCAAGCTGGGCCGGGCGGATAGCCCGTTAGACCCCGCGCCGGTGTCGATGATCGAGACCATCATCGCTTACAAGTCCGAATACAAGACGGACGACGACGGCCGTATTCTCAATTTTGCCTACGATCAGAAGGCCGAAGAATTCCGTCGCGATGCGGCTGGCGAACTGATCCCCGATTCCCGTGGCCGACCGTTTCGCCAGTGGCGCGACGAAATCCGCAGTCCCGACGATATTTGGGACGAGATCGCCCGCGCCGCCAGTATCCCCGGCACGACTTCCGCGCCCAAGCTCCAACCGATTGCCGCCCGCCTGGTGATGCTGCAAAGCGGGATGCGCGCCCCCATGGGCCTCAAGGTAAAAGGGCCCGACCTGGAGTCGATTGAACGCGCTGCACTGCAGATCGAGGAAGCGCTTCAGCAAGTACCGTCGATCCGCAGCGAAACCGTGCTGGCCGATCGTATTGTGGGCAAGCCATACCTCGAAATCGAGATCGACCGCGAAGCCATCGCCCGCTACGGGCTGCGGATTCAAGCCGTCCAGGATGTGATCGAAGTGGCGGTAGGTGGTCGCCCGATCACCACGACGGTGGAAGGGCGCGAACGCTATCCGGTCCGGGTGCGGTACCCACGTGAACTACGCGACTCGCCCGAAACCATCGAAAACGTGCTTGTAGCTGCCCCCGATGGCACGCAGATCCCTCTGAAGGAGCTGGCGCGCATCGAATACCGGCGCGGCCCGCAGATGATCAAGAGCGAGGATACGGCGTTGGTCGGCTACGTCATCTTTGATAAGCAGCCGGGGCGGGCCGAAGTCGAGGTGGTCGAACAGGCCGACGAGATGCTGACGCAGATGCGCGCCTCCGGTGAGCTCCAACTGCCCACGGGCGTCACGTATGCCTTCACTGGCAGCTATGAAAACCAGCTGCGGGCCGAAGCGCGCCTGCGCATCCTGCTGCCGCTTTCTCTACTGGCGATCTTCCTCATCCTTTACTTCCAGTTCAAGAAGGTGCTGGTGACCTTGCTGGTCTTCTCCGGAGTGGCCTTTGCCTGGGCCGGCGGCTTCATTCTGCTCTGGCTCTACGGGCAAGACTGGTTCCTGCACTTCTCGCTCTTTGGGCACGACTTGAGGGAGCTTTTCCAGATCAACACGATCAATCTCAGCGTCGCGGTGTGGGTCGGTTTCCTGGCACTTTTCGGCATCGCGACCGACGATGGGGTGCTCATGGCCACGTATCTGGAGCAACGTTTCAAGGAAGCTCCGCCGACCAACCGCGCGGAGATTCGCGAGCGTGTGCTGGAGGCGGCCAGCCGTCGCGTGCGCCCAGCCATGATGACGACCGCCACGACGGTGCTCGCGCTGTTGCCGGTGCTGACTTCCACCGGGCGCGGTTCCGACGTGATGGTGCCGATGGCAATTCCTACCTTCGGAGGGATGTGCCTTGCGATCATCACGATCTTCATCGTGCCCGTGCTCTACTGCCTGTTGGCAGAGATTGGCCTGAAGCTGCGGGGAGTGAAATAA